The following are encoded together in the Pectinophora gossypiella unplaced genomic scaffold, ilPecGoss1.1 Pgos_34, whole genome shotgun sequence genome:
- the LOC126381037 gene encoding uncharacterized protein LOC126381037: protein MSDSEFEVIPKQGSTKKTPAARQMKRSRAPPSISSIDQENTKKKSKTHDIFGLSHGRTVGNEGSDKRIVSYFVNKVANGSERRTTSLDGEYVVDLKIYHANDVNNTDSREVWRKALLRIKLQTPDDSDEWKLLQKLVTRIDKNFEDEPRFYSDKLVD, encoded by the exons AT gtccgattcagaatttgaagttattccgaagcagggatctacAAAGAAGACTCCTGCTGCACGCCAAATGAAGCGTTCGCGAGCCCCTCCGTCGATTTCGTCGATTGACCAGGAGAATACAAA gAAGAAATCAAAGACACACGACATCTTCGGGCTAAGTCACGGGCGCACGGTCGGCAATGAAGGAAGCGACAAGAGGATCGTATCGTACTTCGTGAACAAGGTGGCGAACGGGTCAGAGCGGCGTACAACTAGCTTGGATGGCGAATACGTGGTGGACTTGAAGATATACCATGCCAACGACGTGAACAACACTGATTCAAGAGAAGTCTGGCGCAAGGCTCTTCTACGAATCAAGCTGCAGACTCCGGATGACAGCGATGAGTGGAAGTTGTTACAGAAGCTAGTTACACGAATTGACAAAAACTTTGAAGATGAACCACGATTTTACTCTGACAAACTTGTAGATTGA